The nucleotide window TCTTCAGTTAATGGACCACGTCGATTGTTCTCAACGTCACTCAAATACGGTGCTGATAAGTCTAATCTCCTAGCGAGTTCTCTAAGACTAATTTGCTTCTCCTCTCGCTTTCGTTTCAGATATTCTCCAAAACTCATACTGTCTTTTTTCATAATATCATCCTTGCAAGCCTGTATGCTTGTTAGCTTACAGAAGGAGATTAATATAAAGTTTTGTGAAGAGTCAACAGGTAAAGTAAAAATTATTAAAAATAGTTTATTATTTAAATCTATTAATTATTTCCATTTGATCTAAGACCTACTTGTACAAGTCTATCGTGTCTGGCATTTAGTAGAAAATTGTTTATTTCCTGAGCCTCTTCATCAGTTGCTAAATGTACTTTTCGATGGCAATTGGGGCA belongs to Bacteroidia bacterium and includes:
- a CDS encoding HNH endonuclease, producing the protein FTSKSSGNSFVEAHHLIPMSEQTNYEKSLDVEANIVALCPNCHRKVHLATDEEAQEINNFLLNARHDRLVQVGLRSNGNN